Proteins encoded in a region of the Myxococcus guangdongensis genome:
- a CDS encoding type I polyketide synthase encodes MTSENSIAVVGASCRLPGARDLDAYWELLVSGRTGFQSIRREAAERSRLKGIDPRAPDWVGVCAALDEVDCFDAKRFGYSPREAQVMDPQQRVMLECARAALDDAAITPASVEHAVGVFIASTASGYLLENLADSRARDEVGVDTIAIHNNADFLPTSISYKLDLRGPSCAVQTACSGSLVAVHLACRALLDGECDVALAGGVSVRLPQLAGYHAATGGVMSPSGECRPYASDADGTLFGSGAGLVVLQRLEDALAKGSRILGVIAGSAVNNDGHAKVGFTAPSQLGQRAVIADALAAAGWEPSDVQYVEGHGTATRLGDEIELRALRDVFGQDTRAAPLWLGSCKGNVGHAESAAGIAGFLKVLLMLRHRQIPLTRGSEDSPLSLASAKVLRVARRCIPWERGSAPLRAGVSSFGIGGTNAHVVLEEPPERPEAPPDLRARPRLVSLSATTAEAATALAERLADRLEADSGLSLGDVAYTLHVGREPLPFRVDVVGSTASAVAAKLRVTAPVASSVEGAPRVALLFPGQGGEVAAMTRQLRRDLPLFRRTFDALANPLARRGGPDLVAACADEREHDTDVLQPLLFLTSHALTEVLHSLGLTTDVVLGHSLGEWNAAVASGAIEAASALEAVAARGRLMAGTRQGGMVAVSLGEEAVAERLTPGLSLAAVNGRAATVVSGPESALAGFCEGLDRLGIPWQRLRTRRAFHSALMDPVLGGLRDVLGSVRAGAPGVPLISSSLGTRVDDVALGRAEYWVQQARGPVRFMEALGTLKSVASQGGGTLVALEVGPGRALASAAKQYDREAFVPVSCCAMPERDALGQLLEALGRLRSLGCALRLEQLYDGEPRRRLALPAYPFARTRFWLEPSTSASVEEAPARRSAPTKGDDEASRTLSTRAYSWQRVVPAAPREATVPSEEPSPWLVLMRDGAPGRGFVAGLRQRGLRVVEVAAGLGYERLDDQRFVVRAGVDEDLRRVVEALSSRGGPPSGAVHLWGVGPSGVEEEARCFWGLASLLRVLGQRPHAQGTRVFSLTEQAHDVLGTEALVPERAMLGPLSLIASQEMTGLWCTHFDCDSLDATRAAVLDELLAPSPRPLLAFRGRHVWARSHPAVELPSADRPSLLREKGVYLITGGTGRFGSIVAKLLLESWGATVYALSRGKSHAVPVDPRVQVVEADVTDAAALGRVVQDIVRRHGRLHGVFHAAGTIRDETHCALMELTAERCEEQLAPRVDGVRALERALEGVEVDFRLTTSSMSPILGGLGLAAYGAANGYVDAFVQAAPQEKGWRAIHWEGWHRGTATARTSYSDGIAANQRNRMLSDDELTHVLDRALRARELRRLVVTRDDLEERVRQWVRSPESPAAPGEVTAVPGGEAGLPGGADLTATLTGIVQALLGVEPRPTDDLFELGANSLTAVQLLARLRSTFQVDLPLRVLFEGPTIAQLSLALAMATGAPVDDPEIARLLDEVESLSEDEAHAQLQQPETPRGVT; translated from the coding sequence ATGACGTCTGAGAACTCCATCGCCGTGGTGGGTGCCTCGTGCCGGTTGCCCGGGGCACGGGACCTGGACGCCTACTGGGAGCTGCTCGTCTCGGGGCGCACGGGCTTCCAGTCCATTCGTCGCGAGGCGGCGGAGCGCTCGCGGCTCAAGGGCATCGACCCGCGCGCGCCGGACTGGGTGGGCGTGTGCGCCGCGCTCGACGAGGTGGACTGCTTCGACGCGAAGCGCTTCGGCTACTCCCCGCGCGAGGCGCAGGTGATGGACCCTCAACAGCGGGTGATGCTCGAGTGCGCCCGCGCCGCGCTCGACGACGCGGCCATCACCCCCGCCTCCGTCGAGCACGCCGTGGGCGTCTTCATCGCGTCCACGGCGAGCGGCTACCTGCTGGAGAACCTGGCGGACAGCCGCGCCCGGGACGAAGTGGGCGTGGACACCATCGCCATCCACAACAACGCGGACTTCCTGCCCACGTCCATCTCCTACAAGCTGGACCTGCGCGGCCCGAGCTGCGCGGTGCAGACGGCGTGCTCCGGCTCCCTCGTCGCCGTGCACCTGGCCTGCCGGGCCTTGCTGGATGGCGAGTGTGACGTGGCGCTCGCGGGCGGCGTGTCCGTCCGGCTCCCCCAGCTCGCGGGCTACCACGCGGCGACGGGCGGGGTGATGTCGCCCTCGGGGGAGTGCCGGCCCTACGCCAGCGACGCGGACGGGACGCTGTTTGGCAGCGGCGCGGGGCTCGTCGTGCTCCAGCGCCTGGAGGACGCGCTCGCGAAAGGCAGCCGCATCCTCGGTGTCATCGCGGGCTCGGCGGTGAACAACGACGGGCACGCGAAGGTGGGCTTCACCGCGCCCTCGCAGCTGGGCCAGCGCGCCGTCATCGCCGACGCGCTCGCGGCGGCGGGGTGGGAGCCCTCCGACGTCCAGTACGTGGAGGGCCACGGCACCGCGACGCGGCTCGGGGATGAAATCGAGCTGCGCGCGCTGCGCGACGTCTTCGGTCAGGACACGCGCGCCGCGCCGCTGTGGTTGGGCTCGTGCAAAGGCAACGTGGGCCACGCGGAGTCCGCGGCTGGAATCGCCGGCTTCCTCAAGGTGCTGCTGATGCTGCGCCACCGGCAGATTCCACTGACGCGGGGGAGCGAGGACTCACCGCTGTCGCTGGCCAGCGCGAAGGTGCTGCGGGTGGCCCGGCGGTGCATCCCCTGGGAGCGGGGGAGCGCGCCCTTGCGCGCGGGGGTGAGCTCGTTCGGCATCGGCGGGACGAACGCGCATGTGGTGCTCGAGGAGCCGCCCGAGCGGCCCGAGGCGCCGCCGGACCTCCGCGCACGACCGCGCCTGGTGTCGCTGTCGGCCACCACGGCCGAGGCGGCGACGGCCTTGGCGGAGCGGCTCGCGGACAGGCTCGAGGCGGACAGCGGGCTGTCGCTCGGGGATGTCGCGTACACGCTGCATGTGGGGCGGGAGCCGCTGCCCTTCCGGGTGGACGTGGTGGGGAGCACGGCCTCCGCCGTGGCGGCGAAGCTGCGGGTGACCGCGCCCGTGGCCTCGTCGGTGGAGGGGGCGCCTCGCGTGGCCCTCCTCTTCCCGGGCCAGGGCGGGGAGGTGGCGGCGATGACGCGCCAGCTCCGCAGGGACTTGCCCCTGTTCCGGCGGACGTTCGACGCGCTGGCCAACCCCCTGGCCCGGCGCGGCGGGCCCGACCTGGTGGCCGCCTGCGCGGACGAGCGCGAGCACGACACGGACGTGCTCCAGCCGTTGCTGTTCCTGACGTCCCACGCGCTCACGGAGGTCCTCCACTCGCTGGGGCTGACGACGGACGTGGTGCTGGGCCACAGCCTGGGGGAGTGGAACGCGGCGGTGGCGAGCGGCGCCATCGAGGCCGCGAGCGCACTGGAGGCCGTCGCCGCGCGCGGGCGGTTGATGGCCGGCACGCGCCAGGGAGGCATGGTCGCGGTGTCGCTGGGCGAGGAGGCGGTGGCGGAGCGGCTGACACCGGGCCTCTCGCTCGCGGCGGTGAACGGCCGCGCCGCCACGGTGGTCTCCGGTCCCGAGTCCGCGCTGGCGGGCTTCTGCGAGGGGTTGGACCGCCTGGGGATTCCCTGGCAGCGGCTGCGCACCCGGCGCGCGTTCCACTCGGCGCTGATGGACCCGGTGCTCGGGGGCCTGCGGGACGTGCTGGGCTCCGTGCGCGCCGGGGCTCCGGGGGTGCCGCTCATCTCGTCGAGCCTGGGGACTCGCGTGGACGATGTCGCGCTGGGCCGGGCCGAGTACTGGGTCCAGCAGGCGCGCGGGCCCGTGCGGTTCATGGAGGCGCTCGGGACGCTCAAGTCCGTGGCCAGCCAGGGCGGTGGGACGCTGGTGGCGCTGGAGGTCGGCCCGGGGCGGGCGCTGGCCAGCGCGGCGAAGCAGTACGACCGGGAGGCCTTCGTGCCGGTGTCGTGCTGCGCGATGCCGGAGCGCGACGCGCTCGGACAGCTGCTGGAGGCGCTCGGCCGGCTGCGCTCGCTCGGCTGTGCGCTGAGGCTCGAGCAGCTCTACGACGGCGAGCCCCGGCGGCGCCTCGCGCTGCCGGCGTACCCCTTCGCCAGGACGCGGTTCTGGTTGGAGCCCTCCACGAGCGCCTCGGTCGAGGAGGCTCCGGCGCGGCGGAGCGCCCCCACGAAGGGGGACGACGAGGCGTCGCGGACGCTCTCGACGCGCGCGTACTCCTGGCAGCGCGTGGTGCCCGCGGCGCCGCGCGAGGCCACCGTGCCCTCGGAGGAGCCGTCACCCTGGCTGGTGCTGATGCGGGACGGGGCGCCGGGGAGGGGCTTCGTCGCCGGGCTGCGACAGCGCGGCCTGCGGGTGGTGGAGGTGGCCGCGGGGCTGGGCTACGAGCGGCTGGACGACCAGCGCTTCGTCGTCCGCGCGGGCGTGGACGAGGACCTGCGGCGCGTGGTGGAGGCGCTGTCGTCGCGAGGCGGTCCGCCTTCGGGCGCGGTCCACCTGTGGGGCGTGGGGCCCTCGGGGGTGGAGGAGGAGGCCCGCTGCTTCTGGGGCCTCGCGAGCCTCCTGCGTGTCCTCGGCCAGCGTCCGCACGCCCAGGGCACGCGCGTCTTCAGCCTCACCGAGCAGGCACACGACGTCCTGGGGACGGAGGCGCTCGTGCCGGAGCGGGCGATGCTCGGGCCCCTGTCGCTCATCGCGAGCCAGGAGATGACGGGGCTGTGGTGCACGCACTTCGACTGCGACTCGCTCGATGCCACGCGCGCGGCGGTGCTCGACGAGCTGCTGGCCCCATCCCCTCGGCCCCTGCTGGCCTTCCGGGGCCGGCACGTGTGGGCCCGGAGTCATCCCGCCGTGGAGCTGCCCTCGGCGGACCGTCCGTCGCTGCTGCGTGAGAAGGGCGTGTACCTCATCACGGGCGGCACGGGGAGATTCGGCTCCATCGTCGCGAAGCTGCTCCTGGAGTCGTGGGGCGCCACCGTCTACGCGCTGTCGCGAGGCAAATCCCACGCCGTGCCGGTGGACCCCCGCGTGCAGGTCGTGGAAGCAGACGTGACGGACGCGGCGGCGCTCGGGCGCGTCGTCCAGGACATCGTCCGGCGACATGGGCGGCTGCACGGCGTCTTCCACGCGGCGGGCACCATCCGGGACGAGACGCACTGCGCGCTGATGGAGCTCACCGCGGAGCGCTGCGAGGAGCAGCTCGCGCCCCGGGTCGACGGCGTGCGTGCCCTGGAGCGCGCGCTGGAGGGCGTGGAGGTCGACTTCCGGCTGACGACGTCCTCCATGTCCCCCATCCTCGGAGGGCTGGGGCTGGCCGCGTATGGCGCGGCGAACGGGTACGTTGACGCCTTCGTGCAGGCGGCCCCGCAGGAGAAGGGCTGGCGCGCCATCCACTGGGAGGGCTGGCACCGGGGCACGGCCACGGCACGGACGAGCTACTCGGATGGCATCGCCGCCAACCAGCGCAACCGCATGCTCTCCGATGACGAGCTCACGCACGTCCTCGACCGGGCCCTGCGTGCCCGCGAGCTGCGTCGACTGGTCGTCACCCGCGACGACCTGGAGGAGCGGGTGCGCCAATGGGTCCGCTCGCCCGAGTCTCCCGCCGCGCCCGGGGAGGTGACGGCCGTGCCCGGCGGCGAGGCGGGGCTCCCCGGTGGCGCGGACCTCACGGCCACGCTCACCGGCATCGTCCAGGCCCTGCTCGGCGTGGAGCCGCGCCCCACCGATGACTTGTTCGAGCTGGGGGCCAACTCGCTCACCGCGGTGCAGCTGCTGGCGCGTCTGCGCTCGACGTTCCAGGTGGACCTGCCGCTGCGCGTGCTCTTCGAGGGGCCGACCATCGCGCAGCTGTCGCTGGCGCTCGCCATGGCCACGGGCGCGCCGGTGGATGACCCGGAGATCGCCCGCCTGCTCGACGAGGTCGAGTCGCTCTCCGAGGACGAGGCCCACGCCCAGCTTCAGCAACCCGAGACTCCCCGAGGTGTGACGTGA
- a CDS encoding condensation domain-containing protein, whose amino-acid sequence MPSSEPSGLMRVSRAERLRLSYGQQRLWFIDRMSPGSPLYNEPLVVLELKGALDVEAVRRAMDHLLSRHEVLRTVIQETAGEPAARILEPRPAQLELLDLRDASRERTEERLEALLAEESTRSFDLARGPLIRFCLARTAQERHVLVVASHHVVSDGWSVRVLLRELAALYADALRKRPLGALLPALDIQYADYAAWQRGRLEQGALAGEERYWLSRLRGAPLRLDWPTDRERPRVSRLDGAYVSARLDTRSVDRLRAEASAALRDDAGPITRFMVLLAAWVLILHRRAGSLDICVGSAVAGRVRKELEPLIGFFVNVLVLRTDLTGNPTLATLLARVRETVLGALEHQELPFDRLVEQLQPERRDSHQPLVNVFFAYHNFSAEHHVVEGLELRRLRYERGGAKYDVALLAVESEEDAEHLTLQLWYDPELYDEGTMRDALDEVVRAVEGLGSRQLGQRLMALDAVLEPAEDGPGEAQFRW is encoded by the coding sequence ATGCCCAGCAGCGAGCCGTCCGGACTCATGCGCGTCTCGCGCGCCGAGCGCCTGCGCCTCTCCTACGGCCAGCAGCGCTTGTGGTTCATCGACCGGATGAGCCCTGGCAGTCCGCTCTACAACGAGCCGTTGGTGGTGCTCGAGCTGAAGGGCGCGCTGGACGTGGAGGCGGTGCGGCGCGCGATGGACCACCTGCTCTCGCGCCACGAGGTGCTGCGCACCGTCATCCAAGAGACCGCGGGAGAGCCCGCGGCGCGCATCCTGGAGCCCCGCCCCGCGCAGCTGGAGCTGCTCGACCTCCGCGACGCCTCGCGCGAGCGGACCGAGGAGCGGCTCGAGGCGCTGCTGGCGGAGGAGTCCACGCGCTCCTTCGACTTGGCGCGCGGCCCGCTCATCCGCTTCTGTCTGGCGCGCACCGCCCAGGAGCGCCATGTGCTCGTCGTGGCGTCGCACCACGTCGTCTCGGATGGCTGGTCGGTGCGCGTGCTGCTGCGCGAGCTGGCGGCGCTCTACGCGGACGCCCTCCGGAAGCGGCCTTTGGGCGCGCTCCTGCCCGCGCTGGACATCCAGTACGCGGACTACGCGGCGTGGCAGCGCGGGCGCCTGGAGCAAGGCGCGCTGGCGGGCGAGGAGCGCTACTGGCTGTCGCGGCTGCGCGGCGCGCCGTTGCGGCTCGACTGGCCCACGGACCGGGAGAGGCCGCGTGTCTCCCGGCTGGACGGGGCCTACGTCTCCGCGCGCCTCGACACGCGGAGCGTCGACCGGCTGCGGGCCGAGGCCAGCGCCGCGCTGAGGGATGACGCCGGCCCCATCACGCGCTTCATGGTGCTCCTGGCCGCGTGGGTGCTCATCCTGCACCGGCGCGCGGGCAGCCTGGACATCTGCGTGGGCTCCGCCGTGGCAGGGCGCGTGCGCAAGGAGCTGGAGCCGCTCATCGGCTTCTTCGTGAACGTGCTCGTGCTGCGCACGGACCTCACCGGCAACCCGACGCTCGCGACGCTGCTGGCGCGGGTGCGGGAGACGGTGCTCGGCGCGCTCGAGCACCAGGAGCTGCCGTTCGACCGGCTGGTGGAGCAGCTCCAGCCGGAGCGGCGCGACAGCCACCAGCCGCTGGTCAACGTCTTCTTCGCGTACCACAACTTCAGCGCCGAGCATCACGTCGTGGAGGGGCTGGAGCTGCGTCGGCTGCGCTACGAGCGCGGCGGCGCGAAGTACGACGTGGCGCTCCTCGCGGTGGAGAGCGAGGAGGACGCGGAGCACCTGACGCTCCAGCTCTGGTACGACCCGGAGCTCTACGACGAGGGGACGATGCGCGACGCGCTCGACGAGGTCGTCCGCGCCGTGGAGGGCCTGGGCTCGCGCCAGTTGGGGCAGCGGTTGATGGCGCTCGACGCGGTCCTGGAGCCGGCCGAGGACGGGCCGGGCGAGGCGCAGTTCCGTTGGTAG